One part of the Caproiciproducens sp. CPB-2 genome encodes these proteins:
- the ptsP gene encoding phosphoenolpyruvate--protein phosphotransferase, whose product MKKIHGVAASKGYAIGKLTLCVNIDDHIQKKSITDVSAELSRLDSAKDAAVEALNAIYKKALKRVGEANSMIFQIHIMMLQDEDYFNTIQDAIKNDKVNAEYAVWQAGRQFSEMFAQMDDEYMRGRAADVVDISKRLIRNLDETLANGLDCLTDRSIVGAVDLMPSETVQMDKDLVLAFVTREGSKSSHSAILARTMGIPAVVGLAGGYGELTDGASIIVDGAAGDVILEPDEQMLEEYRKKQQEFENYQHELNLLKGTKAVTKNGTVIEINANIGHPEDVSMVLENDADGIGLFRSEFLYMESKNFPSEEDQFKAYKRVLEKMGGKRVIIRTLDLGADKQVPYLDIPHEENPAMGYRAIRICLDRQELFVTQLRALIRASAFGKLAIMFPMIISVDEVKQIKKIVEKVKKDLTAEKIAFAPDIEMGIMIETPASVMLSDLLAKEVDFFSIGTNDLTQYTLAVDRMNHTISKMFDSRHPAVLRMIEKTAESAKNAGIWVGICGESAADTTLTEFYVKIGISELSVTPSAVLELRKAVQQVEL is encoded by the coding sequence ATGAAAAAAATACACGGAGTCGCTGCATCAAAGGGTTACGCAATTGGAAAACTGACCCTTTGTGTCAATATTGACGATCATATTCAAAAAAAGAGCATTACGGACGTTTCTGCGGAACTGTCCCGGCTTGACTCTGCCAAAGACGCGGCGGTAGAGGCACTCAACGCAATCTACAAGAAAGCGCTCAAGCGTGTTGGAGAAGCAAATTCCATGATTTTTCAGATACATATCATGATGCTTCAGGACGAGGACTATTTCAACACGATTCAGGACGCGATCAAGAATGACAAAGTGAACGCCGAATACGCCGTATGGCAGGCGGGCAGGCAATTTTCCGAGATGTTCGCGCAGATGGACGACGAATATATGCGCGGCCGCGCGGCGGACGTTGTCGATATCTCCAAGAGGCTGATCCGCAATCTTGACGAGACCCTTGCCAATGGACTGGACTGCCTGACCGACCGGTCGATTGTCGGCGCGGTTGACCTGATGCCCAGCGAGACCGTACAGATGGATAAGGACCTGGTCCTTGCCTTTGTCACGCGCGAAGGCTCCAAAAGCTCCCATTCGGCCATTCTGGCCAGGACGATGGGAATTCCCGCCGTGGTTGGGCTTGCGGGCGGATACGGCGAGCTGACGGACGGAGCCTCCATTATTGTAGACGGCGCCGCGGGAGACGTTATCCTTGAGCCGGATGAGCAGATGCTTGAGGAGTACCGGAAGAAGCAGCAGGAGTTTGAAAATTATCAGCATGAGTTAAATCTGCTGAAAGGAACCAAAGCCGTTACAAAGAACGGAACGGTCATTGAAATCAACGCGAACATCGGCCATCCGGAAGATGTCTCCATGGTATTGGAAAACGATGCGGACGGCATCGGCCTTTTCCGCAGTGAATTCCTGTATATGGAAAGCAAGAACTTCCCCAGCGAGGAAGATCAGTTCAAGGCCTATAAAAGGGTGCTGGAAAAAATGGGCGGAAAGCGCGTGATTATCCGTACGCTGGATTTGGGCGCGGATAAACAGGTGCCTTATCTTGACATCCCGCACGAGGAAAACCCTGCGATGGGCTACCGCGCGATCCGTATCTGCCTGGATCGTCAGGAGCTTTTCGTTACCCAGCTCAGAGCGCTGATCCGGGCTTCCGCTTTTGGAAAGCTGGCCATTATGTTCCCGATGATTATTTCGGTTGACGAGGTAAAACAGATCAAGAAAATTGTGGAGAAGGTCAAAAAGGATCTGACCGCGGAGAAGATCGCGTTCGCTCCGGATATTGAGATGGGAATTATGATCGAAACGCCTGCTTCGGTCATGCTGAGCGATCTGCTTGCGAAGGAAGTCGATTTCTTCAGCATCGGCACCAACGACCTGACGCAGTACACGCTGGCCGTCGACCGTATGAACCATACCATTTCCAAGATGTTTGATTCGCGCCATCCCGCAGTGCTGCGCATGATTGAGAAGACGGCGGAGAGCGCAAAGAATGCCGGTATCTGGGTGGGCATCTGCGGGGAATCCGCCGCGGATACTACGCTGACGGAATTCTACGTCAAAATCGGAATCAGCGAGCTTTCAGTTACTCCGTCCGCAGTGCTTGAGCTGCGCAAGGCGGTCCAGCAAGTCGAGTTATAA
- a CDS encoding heavy metal translocating P-type ATPase has product MHEYENEQREPLCSCCAHEHHEHEECHEQEHDHDSHGDQKAQPPLASCGCGCSHCEREENEEEENSNRFKIEIISSLLFFAAGFLSEHIFQAPPLIQGILFGLSVVLSGWRVFRSGWRSLLKLRMDETTLMAVAVIAAFCLGQYLEAAMVAILYQLGEMIEDKAIDNSRESIGKLAEIRADTARRIRDGKEAIVPAQEVQVGDTIAVYPFERVPLDGTVLSGTSTLNASALTGESIPIDASAGSEVLSGMMNEQGPLTVEVTHDLQNSAASRIIAMVESAAARKGRAEKLITRFAEIYTPLVMVLAVLLMVLPPLFGLGEFRVWLYRALVFLVASCPCALVISVPLGFYAGIGAESKNGVLIKGGRFLEALALADAVVFDKTGTLTSGELKLSKVNALGSLDKAELLRIAASAEQYSSHPAAKAVIKAAAGAELLPAEQAEEIPGNGVIAVMDGKKVICGRRNLLEENGLNMENFSPASIFIAVDGVVEGSIELSDTVKPDSAEGIGLLKKIGLKRIVMLTGDNESSAAAAAGDCGITEYHAGLLPENKVSIMESIRTETGKTIFVGDGINDAPVLAASDCGVAMGLGTDAAIEASDVVLTLDKPSKLAPAIRIARRAMGIIRFNIAFALACKALVLVLAALGYSSMWMAVFADMGVCIISVINATRILKFR; this is encoded by the coding sequence ATGCATGAATACGAGAATGAACAACGGGAGCCCCTGTGCTCCTGCTGTGCACACGAACACCATGAACACGAGGAGTGTCATGAGCAGGAACACGACCATGACAGCCACGGCGATCAAAAAGCCCAGCCTCCTTTAGCCTCCTGCGGATGCGGATGCAGCCACTGTGAAAGAGAAGAAAACGAAGAAGAAGAAAACTCGAACCGATTTAAAATAGAAATCATATCTTCTCTGCTGTTCTTTGCGGCGGGCTTTCTTTCGGAACATATTTTTCAGGCTCCGCCGCTGATCCAGGGAATCCTGTTCGGTCTGTCAGTTGTTTTATCCGGCTGGCGCGTATTCAGAAGCGGCTGGCGTTCCCTTTTGAAGCTCAGAATGGATGAAACCACGCTGATGGCGGTCGCGGTGATCGCCGCCTTCTGCCTCGGGCAGTACCTGGAGGCGGCAATGGTCGCCATCCTGTATCAGCTGGGAGAAATGATTGAAGACAAGGCGATCGATAATTCCCGCGAAAGCATCGGCAAACTCGCAGAAATCCGTGCGGATACTGCGCGGAGAATCCGGGACGGAAAAGAAGCGATTGTTCCCGCGCAGGAGGTGCAGGTCGGGGACACCATCGCGGTCTATCCCTTCGAGCGGGTCCCGCTGGACGGCACCGTCCTTTCGGGGACCTCCACACTGAACGCTTCCGCGCTGACGGGAGAGAGTATTCCTATCGACGCCTCCGCCGGTTCCGAGGTCCTGTCGGGCATGATGAACGAACAGGGCCCCCTGACAGTTGAAGTAACGCACGACCTTCAGAATTCCGCCGCCTCCCGGATCATTGCCATGGTGGAATCCGCCGCCGCACGAAAGGGCAGGGCGGAAAAGCTGATCACCCGCTTTGCGGAAATCTACACCCCGCTGGTGATGGTGCTGGCCGTCCTGCTGATGGTTCTTCCCCCTCTGTTTGGACTGGGAGAGTTTCGTGTCTGGCTTTACCGCGCGCTGGTCTTTCTGGTAGCCTCCTGCCCATGCGCGCTGGTCATCTCGGTTCCGCTCGGGTTCTACGCCGGGATCGGCGCCGAAAGCAAAAACGGCGTCTTAATCAAAGGCGGCAGGTTTTTAGAGGCTCTTGCACTGGCCGACGCGGTTGTATTCGATAAAACAGGAACTCTGACCAGCGGCGAACTGAAGCTGAGCAAGGTGAACGCTCTGGGCAGTCTGGACAAAGCCGAACTTCTGCGGATCGCGGCCTCCGCTGAGCAGTACAGCTCCCACCCCGCCGCGAAAGCGGTGATAAAGGCTGCTGCCGGCGCGGAGCTTCTGCCCGCCGAGCAGGCTGAAGAAATTCCCGGCAACGGCGTTATCGCGGTGATGGACGGTAAAAAAGTTATCTGCGGCCGCAGAAATCTTTTGGAAGAGAATGGACTGAATATGGAAAACTTCTCCCCCGCCTCCATTTTTATTGCGGTTGACGGCGTCGTAGAAGGCAGCATAGAGCTGAGCGACACCGTGAAACCCGATTCCGCAGAGGGAATCGGGCTGCTGAAAAAAATCGGCCTGAAGCGGATCGTCATGCTGACCGGGGACAACGAAAGCTCCGCGGCCGCGGCCGCGGGGGATTGCGGAATTACGGAGTACCACGCCGGACTGCTTCCGGAAAATAAAGTATCCATTATGGAAAGCATCCGCACAGAGACCGGAAAGACCATCTTCGTCGGCGACGGCATCAACGACGCCCCGGTACTGGCCGCGTCCGACTGCGGGGTCGCCATGGGGCTTGGCACCGACGCGGCGATCGAAGCCTCCGACGTTGTACTTACGCTGGATAAACCCTCCAAACTGGCGCCCGCCATCCGGATCGCGCGCCGCGCGATGGGGATCATCCGCTTCAATATTGCCTTTGCGCTTGCCTGCAAAGCACTGGTGCTTGTCCTCGCCGCTCTCGGCTACTCCTCCATGTGGATGGCCGTATTCGCGGACATGGGCGTCTGCATCATTTCCGTTATCAACGCGACAAGGATTTTGAAATTCCGTTAA
- a CDS encoding ArsR/SmtB family transcription factor codes for MEEITDLCEEKCIHPNLVENTLHSMPDLDTLFALAELFKVFGDTTRVRIICALFENELCVCDIAEVLGMGQSAISHQLRLLRNAHLVRVRREGKSSFYSLDDDHVRLLFEQGLNHVKEENPHA; via the coding sequence ATGGAAGAAATAACCGACTTATGCGAAGAAAAATGCATTCACCCCAATCTTGTTGAAAATACACTCCACAGCATGCCCGATCTGGATACACTGTTCGCCCTTGCGGAATTGTTTAAGGTCTTTGGCGATACCACCAGAGTCCGCATCATCTGCGCGCTGTTTGAAAACGAGCTGTGTGTCTGCGATATCGCGGAAGTATTGGGCATGGGCCAGTCCGCCATTTCCCATCAGCTCCGCCTTCTGCGCAATGCCCACCTTGTGCGGGTAAGACGCGAAGGAAAGTCCTCTTTCTACTCCCTTGACGACGACCATGTCCGTCTGCTGTTTGAACAGGGCTTAAACCACGTAAAGGAGGAAAACCCGCATGCATGA
- a CDS encoding ABC transporter permease, giving the protein MTNYVIKRIAYALLTIFLISVITFALMNMIPGGPFLSEKAVSPATTQAMKVKYGLDKPLYVQYGNYMNNLLHGDFGISLKQKGRTANDIILSTFPVSARLGGISILVALFLGLVMGSVAALNRGKWADSLLMVISTLGIAVPSFVVATFLMMTFGVNLHWLPTMGLKTPLHYILPVTTLAFYPMAYITRLMRSSMLDALNQDYIRTAKAKGVSKFSMLFKHALRNAIIPIITYVGPLLAYTVSGSFVVEKIFNIPGLGREFINCISGRDYPMVMSTTIFLAVLLVLMNVVVDICYKLVDPRIKLK; this is encoded by the coding sequence GTGACAAACTATGTGATAAAGCGTATCGCCTATGCGCTTTTGACGATTTTTCTGATTTCCGTCATCACCTTTGCATTAATGAACATGATACCCGGGGGCCCGTTTTTAAGTGAGAAAGCGGTTTCGCCGGCGACGACACAGGCGATGAAGGTCAAGTACGGACTGGACAAACCACTGTATGTGCAATATGGGAACTATATGAACAATCTGCTGCACGGGGACTTCGGTATTTCTCTGAAGCAGAAAGGCCGGACGGCTAACGACATTATTTTATCGACTTTTCCCGTTTCCGCCCGGCTTGGCGGAATTTCGATCCTTGTCGCGCTGTTTTTAGGGCTTGTCATGGGTTCCGTGGCCGCTCTGAACAGGGGCAAATGGGCTGACAGCCTTCTGATGGTTATTTCAACGCTCGGTATCGCGGTGCCCTCCTTTGTGGTTGCCACGTTTCTGATGATGACCTTCGGCGTAAACCTGCATTGGCTGCCGACCATGGGGCTGAAAACTCCTCTGCATTATATTCTGCCGGTCACCACGCTGGCGTTTTATCCCATGGCGTATATTACGCGCCTGATGCGTTCCAGTATGCTGGACGCGCTCAATCAGGACTACATACGCACGGCGAAGGCGAAAGGCGTAAGCAAATTCTCCATGCTGTTCAAGCATGCTCTGAGAAACGCGATTATCCCGATTATCACTTATGTGGGTCCGCTGCTTGCCTATACTGTTTCGGGCAGCTTTGTTGTTGAAAAAATCTTCAATATTCCCGGCCTTGGCCGCGAATTTATCAACTGCATCAGCGGGCGCGACTACCCCATGGTTATGAGTACGACTATTTTTCTTGCGGTGCTGCTGGTTTTAATGAATGTCGTCGTAGACATTTGTTACAAACTGGTCGATCCCAGAATTAAGTTAAAGTAA
- a CDS encoding ABC transporter permease → MKKNPFSLQLNAEDFLPASSEEKAQLDVMRESTTYWKDAIQRFRKNKVAMAAMVVILIVLVFAFIVPNFYPYQYDQQIRGSEDLTPMQYSQSEIQRMDAGEKVFPHIFGTDKFGRDLGIRVMVGARISLLVGLIASALVLLIGSIYGAVAGFFGGKVDLIMMRIVDIIYSIPDILIIILLQVSLKEPLNMLFATNPAFAGLQKVGVGLISIFITFSLLYWVGMARIVRGQVMSLKEQEFVTAAKALGASNGRIIRRHLIPNCIGTLIVTTTLQIPSAIFTEAFLSFLGLGVAAPMASLGSLASSAIDGITSYAYRLIVPAVAISLIILSFNLFGDGLRDAFDPKLKR, encoded by the coding sequence ATGAAGAAGAATCCTTTCAGCTTGCAGCTCAATGCGGAAGATTTTCTGCCTGCCAGCTCTGAAGAGAAAGCGCAGCTCGATGTCATGCGCGAAAGCACAACTTACTGGAAAGACGCGATACAGCGCTTTCGTAAAAATAAAGTGGCCATGGCCGCAATGGTTGTTATTTTGATCGTTCTGGTCTTTGCGTTTATTGTTCCTAATTTTTACCCGTATCAGTATGACCAGCAGATCCGCGGGAGCGAAGATTTGACGCCGATGCAGTATTCCCAGAGCGAGATCCAGAGAATGGACGCCGGCGAAAAAGTATTCCCCCACATTTTCGGCACCGATAAATTCGGCCGTGATCTGGGAATCCGCGTAATGGTCGGCGCCAGAATCTCTCTTCTGGTCGGCTTGATTGCCAGCGCGCTGGTCCTTTTGATCGGCAGCATCTACGGCGCGGTCGCCGGATTCTTCGGCGGCAAGGTCGATTTAATTATGATGAGAATTGTGGATATTATATATTCGATACCGGATATTCTGATTATCATTCTGCTTCAGGTTTCGCTGAAAGAGCCGCTGAATATGCTGTTTGCAACCAATCCCGCTTTCGCGGGCCTGCAGAAAGTCGGCGTCGGGCTGATCAGTATTTTTATTACCTTCAGCCTGCTGTACTGGGTCGGCATGGCCCGTATCGTGCGCGGACAGGTCATGTCGCTGAAGGAACAGGAATTTGTTACGGCGGCCAAGGCGCTGGGCGCCTCAAACGGAAGAATTATCCGCAGGCACCTGATCCCCAACTGTATCGGTACTTTGATCGTTACGACGACCCTCCAGATCCCTTCCGCGATTTTCACGGAAGCGTTCCTGAGCTTTTTGGGACTGGGTGTTGCCGCGCCGATGGCGAGTCTTGGTTCGCTGGCTTCATCCGCCATTGACGGAATCACGTCTTATGCCTATCGTCTGATCGTCCCGGCAGTTGCAATCAGTTTGATTATTCTGTCCTTCAATCTCTTCGGTGACGGCCTGAGAGATGCGTTTGATCCGAAGCTTAAGAGATAG
- a CDS encoding ABC transporter ATP-binding protein, translating to MSSNCLLDIENLQVSFFTPAGEVKAVSGVSYTLDHGEVLGIVGESGSGKSVSAYTLMGIIAEPGKVVGGTVEFNGHHIEKMKEKEFRKMRGSEVSIIFQDPMTSLNPVYTIGSQLTEMLRLHTDKNRAECKARAIELLSLVGMNEPEKRMKQYPHEFSGGMRQRVMIAMALACEPKLLIADEPTTALDVTIQAQILELMVELKKKINMSIILITHDLGVVSDVCDRIAVMYAGKIVEIGSTDDIFYNPKHCYTVGLLNSVPKIHEQGHERLIPIEGTTIDLLNPPDGCPFASRCSRCMKICLRQMPEFTEISPGHKSACWLLQKEQFEKAGEGNTK from the coding sequence ATGAGTTCAAATTGTTTGCTTGATATAGAAAATCTTCAAGTTTCCTTTTTTACCCCCGCCGGAGAGGTAAAGGCCGTCAGCGGCGTATCCTATACGCTTGACCACGGCGAGGTGCTTGGAATCGTTGGAGAGTCCGGAAGCGGAAAAAGCGTTTCCGCCTACACCCTGATGGGAATCATTGCCGAGCCCGGCAAAGTCGTGGGCGGCACCGTCGAGTTCAACGGACACCATATTGAAAAAATGAAAGAGAAAGAGTTCCGGAAAATGCGCGGCAGTGAAGTCAGCATCATTTTCCAGGACCCGATGACCTCTCTGAACCCGGTCTATACCATTGGAAGCCAGCTTACCGAAATGCTTCGTCTGCACACCGACAAAAACAGGGCGGAGTGCAAGGCGAGGGCTATCGAACTTTTGAGTCTGGTCGGTATGAACGAGCCGGAAAAACGCATGAAGCAGTATCCGCACGAATTTTCGGGCGGTATGCGCCAGAGGGTGATGATCGCCATGGCGCTGGCGTGCGAGCCGAAGCTGCTGATTGCCGACGAACCCACCACGGCGCTTGACGTTACCATTCAGGCGCAGATTCTGGAACTGATGGTGGAACTGAAAAAGAAAATAAACATGTCGATTATCCTGATTACACACGATTTGGGCGTCGTTTCCGACGTTTGTGACCGTATTGCGGTCATGTACGCCGGCAAGATCGTTGAAATCGGCAGTACGGACGATATTTTTTATAATCCAAAGCACTGCTATACGGTCGGCCTTTTGAACTCCGTCCCGAAGATCCACGAGCAGGGACACGAAAGGCTGATTCCGATCGAGGGAACCACCATTGACCTTCTGAACCCGCCGGACGGATGCCCGTTTGCCTCCCGCTGCAGCCGGTGCATGAAAATCTGCCTCAGGCAGATGCCGGAGTTTACCGAGATTTCTCCGGGCCACAAAAGTGCCTGCTGGCTCTTGCAGAAAGAGCAGTTTGAAAAAGCCGGGGAGGGAAACACAAAATGA
- a CDS encoding ABC transporter ATP-binding protein produces the protein MSEKLLEVQHLQQYFPVSGGIFKTNYVQAVDDVSFYINKGETLGLVGESGCGKTTTGRTILRLYEPTGGKIIYNGEDVTHVDFAPYRKKMQIVFQDPYASLDARMTVGDIVGEPIDIHNLASSRKERNDRILSLLERVGLNSEHANRYPHEFSGGQRQRIGIARALAVNPEFIVCDEPISALDVSIQAQVVNMFEDLQQELGLTYLFIAHDLAIVKHISNRIGVMYLGKLVELADSDSLYDHPIHPYTQSLLSAIPIPDPEMSRAKKRIVLEGDVPSPLNPPSGCRFRTRCPYATEQCAAEVPEFKEYETGHFAACHRIGEF, from the coding sequence ATGAGCGAAAAGCTGTTGGAAGTTCAGCATCTTCAGCAATATTTTCCGGTAAGCGGAGGTATATTCAAGACAAATTATGTGCAGGCTGTTGATGATGTCAGCTTTTATATCAATAAGGGAGAGACCTTAGGGCTGGTTGGAGAAAGCGGCTGCGGAAAGACAACGACCGGCAGAACCATATTGCGGCTGTATGAGCCGACCGGGGGAAAAATCATCTATAACGGGGAGGATGTCACACATGTGGACTTTGCCCCTTACCGTAAAAAGATGCAGATCGTTTTTCAGGACCCTTACGCGTCTCTGGACGCCCGCATGACGGTCGGCGACATTGTCGGCGAGCCGATCGATATCCACAATCTGGCTTCCAGCCGCAAGGAGCGTAACGACAGAATCCTTTCCCTGCTGGAGAGGGTGGGTCTGAATTCCGAGCACGCAAACCGCTATCCCCATGAATTTTCCGGCGGTCAGCGCCAGAGAATCGGGATTGCGCGCGCGCTGGCGGTGAATCCGGAATTTATTGTTTGCGACGAACCGATTTCCGCGCTGGATGTTTCCATACAGGCGCAGGTCGTCAATATGTTTGAGGATTTACAGCAGGAGCTTGGCCTGACCTATCTGTTTATTGCCCACGATCTTGCGATTGTAAAGCATATCAGCAACCGGATCGGGGTCATGTATCTGGGAAAGCTCGTCGAGCTTGCGGATAGCGATTCGCTCTATGACCACCCGATCCATCCTTACACGCAAAGCCTTCTTTCCGCGATTCCGATTCCGGACCCGGAGATGAGCCGCGCGAAAAAAAGAATTGTGCTGGAGGGCGACGTGCCCAGCCCGCTGAATCCTCCTTCCGGCTGCCGCTTCAGAACCCGCTGCCCGTACGCGACGGAACAGTGCGCGGCTGAGGTGCCGGAATTCAAGGAATATGAAACGGGCCATTTTGCGGCCTGCCATCGTATCGGGGAGTTTTAA
- a CDS encoding peptide ABC transporter substrate-binding protein encodes MKKKIVALVLAMAMMVSAFAGCGGGGEASGTESTPASNGGAEAKTLTVCIGPEPATIDPVHNQTVDGGTLILHAFEGLTKHDKDGKIVNGQAKDIKVSDDHLTYTVTLRDDIKWSDGKAVTAGDFVYAWQRGVDPKTASEYVSIFDPIKNATKISSGEKKADGSVYAPSDLGIVAKDDKTLEITLEAPCAYIMELFTFPTYMPVRKDIIEAKGDQWTQDPATYVSNGSYMLKDWSHKESMTYVKNPNYYDKDSITNDTLKFVLIEDDAAQLAAYQNNEIQFAYQFPVDEIAAWKDKPDYHTINQLGTYLVCYNTQKAPFDNPKVRKALSLAIDRNYLVEKVTKGGEIPADAMVSTGVTDQDESKQFHDVGGGYYSVKPEDYEKNVAEAKKLLAEAGYPDGKGFPTFEYIFNTSSKHQSVAEALQNMWKTELGINATLSAQEWSVFVDTRNKGNFSIARHGWLADYNDPISYLTLWVTGDANNSGKYSNKQYDELIKKALSTDDNSVRMPALHDAEKILMDDMGIAPLFFYTHPYLINENLKNFYESPLGFDFFMYTTAE; translated from the coding sequence ATGAAAAAGAAAATTGTTGCTCTCGTTCTTGCGATGGCGATGATGGTTTCCGCTTTTGCCGGCTGCGGCGGAGGCGGGGAAGCATCCGGAACGGAGTCAACGCCCGCCAGCAACGGCGGCGCAGAAGCAAAAACCCTTACGGTATGCATCGGGCCGGAACCGGCGACGATCGACCCTGTCCATAACCAGACGGTAGACGGCGGTACCCTGATCCTCCATGCTTTTGAAGGTTTGACAAAGCATGACAAGGACGGAAAGATTGTCAACGGACAGGCAAAGGACATTAAGGTAAGCGACGACCACCTCACCTATACGGTTACCCTGCGCGACGACATCAAGTGGTCCGACGGCAAAGCCGTAACGGCGGGTGATTTCGTTTACGCGTGGCAGAGAGGCGTGGATCCGAAAACAGCTTCTGAATACGTCAGCATTTTTGATCCGATCAAAAACGCCACCAAGATCAGCAGCGGCGAGAAGAAAGCGGACGGTTCCGTTTACGCTCCTTCCGACCTGGGCATTGTAGCCAAGGACGACAAGACGCTGGAAATCACTTTGGAAGCACCCTGCGCATATATTATGGAGCTGTTCACCTTCCCGACCTACATGCCTGTCAGAAAAGACATCATTGAGGCCAAGGGCGACCAGTGGACACAGGATCCCGCAACCTATGTCAGCAACGGTTCCTACATGCTCAAGGACTGGAGCCACAAAGAGAGCATGACGTATGTCAAGAACCCGAATTACTATGATAAAGACAGCATTACGAACGATACGCTGAAGTTTGTCCTGATTGAGGACGACGCCGCACAGCTGGCCGCCTATCAGAACAATGAAATCCAGTTCGCTTATCAGTTCCCTGTGGATGAGATCGCCGCATGGAAGGATAAGCCCGATTATCACACCATCAACCAGCTGGGCACCTATCTGGTTTGTTATAATACTCAGAAAGCTCCTTTTGACAACCCGAAGGTGAGAAAAGCCCTTTCTCTCGCCATTGACCGCAACTACCTTGTGGAAAAGGTTACAAAGGGCGGCGAAATCCCTGCCGACGCCATGGTTTCCACCGGCGTAACGGATCAGGATGAATCCAAGCAGTTCCACGATGTGGGCGGCGGATACTATTCCGTAAAGCCCGAAGATTATGAAAAGAATGTAGCCGAAGCCAAGAAGCTGCTGGCGGAAGCCGGTTATCCGGACGGAAAAGGTTTCCCGACTTTCGAATATATCTTCAATACTTCTTCCAAGCACCAGTCCGTTGCCGAGGCCCTGCAGAATATGTGGAAAACGGAGCTTGGCATCAACGCGACCCTGTCCGCTCAGGAATGGTCTGTCTTTGTAGATACCCGTAATAAAGGTAATTTCAGCATTGCCCGTCACGGCTGGCTCGCCGACTACAACGATCCGATTTCCTACCTGACGCTGTGGGTTACCGGCGATGCTAACAACAGCGGTAAATACAGCAACAAACAGTATGACGAACTGATTAAGAAGGCGCTGTCCACCGACGACAACTCTGTCAGAATGCCCGCTCTGCACGATGCGGAAAAGATTCTGATGGATGATATGGGCATTGCTCCGCTGTTCTTCTACACGCATCCGTATCTGATAAACGAAAACCTGAAGAACTTCTACGAGTCTCCGCTCGGTTTCGACTTCTTCATGTACACGACGGCAGAATAA